One region of Armigeres subalbatus isolate Guangzhou_Male chromosome 3, GZ_Asu_2, whole genome shotgun sequence genomic DNA includes:
- the LOC134222528 gene encoding uncharacterized protein LOC134222528 isoform X3: protein MFEPQMLTVVAIFRISTNFGFFTCYSNLTLLSIKERFDGLQSGMINCLTSMKAPRSAISSSLRCEMVSQIAGIHHQLNDTILLFNRCFSFQVLHAITMTSFFTLFVVFGFIHAYTSEVNDVTVQVAWNNLLYDVFYVVMFIQLMVSTCFVSGNCKKISIALQKTISYGCYDKRVFRELGRFSRQLEHHTSKISCGLCDFDWTLLYSPVRSRCIWSSYYSLI, encoded by the exons ATGTTCGAGCCTCAGATGTTAACCGTTGTGGCAATTTTCAGAATATCAACCAACTTTGGATTTTTCACTTGCTACAGCAATTTGACGCTGCTGTCGATCAAGGAACGGTTTGATGGTCTACAGAGTGGCATGAT aaattgtttgacGTCAATGAAAGCTCCACGGAGTGCAATCAGTTCCAGTCTTAGGTGTGAAATGGTATCCCAAATTGCTGGCATCCATCACCAGCTAAACGACACAATtctgctgttcaatcgatgctTCTCCTTTCAAGTGCTGCACGCGATCACAATGACATCCTTTTTCACGCTTTTCGTCGTTTTTGGATTTATTCACGCCTATACGTCCGAGGTGAACGACGTTACGGTGCAGGTCGCGTGGAACAACTTACTGTACGATGTGTTCTACGTGGTGATGTTCATACAGCTCATGGTATCGACTTGCTTTGTCAGCGGAAAT tGTAAGAAAATTTCGATCGCCTTACAGAAGACAATTTCGTACGGTTGTTACGATAAACGAGTTTTTAGAGAGTTGGGAAGATTTTCTCGCCAATTGGAGCATCATACGTCGAAAATCAGCTGTGGTTTATGCGACTTCGATTGGACGCtcttatattcg CCGGTACGTTCACGATGTATTTGGTCATCCTATTACAGTTTGATATAG
- the LOC134222528 gene encoding uncharacterized protein LOC134222528 isoform X2, whose translation MFEPQMLTVVAIFRISTNFGFFTCYSNLTLLSIKERFDGLQSGMINCLTSMKAPRSAISSSLRCEMVSQIAGIHHQLNDTILLFNRCFSFQVLHAITMTSFFTLFVVFGFIHAYTSEVNDVTVQVAWNNLLYDVFYVVMFIQLMCKKISIALQKTISYGCYDKRVFRELGRFSRQLEHHTSKISCGLCDFDWTLLYSIAGTFTMYLVILLQFDIGNLDFHRQ comes from the exons ATGTTCGAGCCTCAGATGTTAACCGTTGTGGCAATTTTCAGAATATCAACCAACTTTGGATTTTTCACTTGCTACAGCAATTTGACGCTGCTGTCGATCAAGGAACGGTTTGATGGTCTACAGAGTGGCATGAT aaattgtttgacGTCAATGAAAGCTCCACGGAGTGCAATCAGTTCCAGTCTTAGGTGTGAAATGGTATCCCAAATTGCTGGCATCCATCACCAGCTAAACGACACAATtctgctgttcaatcgatgctTCTCCTTTCAAGTGCTGCACGCGATCACAATGACATCCTTTTTCACGCTTTTCGTCGTTTTTGGATTTATTCACGCCTATACGTCCGAGGTGAACGACGTTACGGTGCAGGTCGCGTGGAACAACTTACTGTACGATGTGTTCTACGTGGTGATGTTCATACAGCTCATG tGTAAGAAAATTTCGATCGCCTTACAGAAGACAATTTCGTACGGTTGTTACGATAAACGAGTTTTTAGAGAGTTGGGAAGATTTTCTCGCCAATTGGAGCATCATACGTCGAAAATCAGCTGTGGTTTATGCGACTTCGATTGGACGCtcttatattcg ATAGCCGGTACGTTCACGATGTATTTGGTCATCCTATTACAGTTTGATATAGGAAATTTAGATTTTCATCGGCAGTAA
- the LOC134222528 gene encoding uncharacterized protein LOC134222528 isoform X1, whose amino-acid sequence MFEPQMLTVVAIFRISTNFGFFTCYSNLTLLSIKERFDGLQSGMINCLTSMKAPRSAISSSLRCEMVSQIAGIHHQLNDTILLFNRCFSFQVLHAITMTSFFTLFVVFGFIHAYTSEVNDVTVQVAWNNLLYDVFYVVMFIQLMVSTCFVSGNCKKISIALQKTISYGCYDKRVFRELGRFSRQLEHHTSKISCGLCDFDWTLLYSIAGTFTMYLVILLQFDIGNLDFHRQ is encoded by the exons ATGTTCGAGCCTCAGATGTTAACCGTTGTGGCAATTTTCAGAATATCAACCAACTTTGGATTTTTCACTTGCTACAGCAATTTGACGCTGCTGTCGATCAAGGAACGGTTTGATGGTCTACAGAGTGGCATGAT aaattgtttgacGTCAATGAAAGCTCCACGGAGTGCAATCAGTTCCAGTCTTAGGTGTGAAATGGTATCCCAAATTGCTGGCATCCATCACCAGCTAAACGACACAATtctgctgttcaatcgatgctTCTCCTTTCAAGTGCTGCACGCGATCACAATGACATCCTTTTTCACGCTTTTCGTCGTTTTTGGATTTATTCACGCCTATACGTCCGAGGTGAACGACGTTACGGTGCAGGTCGCGTGGAACAACTTACTGTACGATGTGTTCTACGTGGTGATGTTCATACAGCTCATGGTATCGACTTGCTTTGTCAGCGGAAAT tGTAAGAAAATTTCGATCGCCTTACAGAAGACAATTTCGTACGGTTGTTACGATAAACGAGTTTTTAGAGAGTTGGGAAGATTTTCTCGCCAATTGGAGCATCATACGTCGAAAATCAGCTGTGGTTTATGCGACTTCGATTGGACGCtcttatattcg ATAGCCGGTACGTTCACGATGTATTTGGTCATCCTATTACAGTTTGATATAGGAAATTTAGATTTTCATCGGCAGTAA
- the LOC134222528 gene encoding uncharacterized protein LOC134222528 isoform X4: MINCLTSMKAPRSAISSSLRCEMVSQIAGIHHQLNDTILLFNRCFSFQVLHAITMTSFFTLFVVFGFIHAYTSEVNDVTVQVAWNNLLYDVFYVVMFIQLMVSTCFVSGNCKKISIALQKTISYGCYDKRVFRELGRFSRQLEHHTSKISCGLCDFDWTLLYSIAGTFTMYLVILLQFDIGNLDFHRQ, translated from the exons ATGAT aaattgtttgacGTCAATGAAAGCTCCACGGAGTGCAATCAGTTCCAGTCTTAGGTGTGAAATGGTATCCCAAATTGCTGGCATCCATCACCAGCTAAACGACACAATtctgctgttcaatcgatgctTCTCCTTTCAAGTGCTGCACGCGATCACAATGACATCCTTTTTCACGCTTTTCGTCGTTTTTGGATTTATTCACGCCTATACGTCCGAGGTGAACGACGTTACGGTGCAGGTCGCGTGGAACAACTTACTGTACGATGTGTTCTACGTGGTGATGTTCATACAGCTCATGGTATCGACTTGCTTTGTCAGCGGAAAT tGTAAGAAAATTTCGATCGCCTTACAGAAGACAATTTCGTACGGTTGTTACGATAAACGAGTTTTTAGAGAGTTGGGAAGATTTTCTCGCCAATTGGAGCATCATACGTCGAAAATCAGCTGTGGTTTATGCGACTTCGATTGGACGCtcttatattcg ATAGCCGGTACGTTCACGATGTATTTGGTCATCCTATTACAGTTTGATATAGGAAATTTAGATTTTCATCGGCAGTAA
- the LOC134221776 gene encoding uncharacterized protein LOC134221776, translating to MPVTLYNGNCSVDTIAFLDEGSSYTLVEKSLVHALHAKGVTQPLRVTWTAGVTRIEKDSQRVELNISARGSSQRFRIMAAHTVDNLKLPQQTVTMSNVINDHSHLRGLPVADNYRGAPQILIGLKDIHLYAPLESRIGKPDEPIAVRSKLGWTIYGPSSASGSDSGVIGHHHCEAVSNQELHDLLRSHFKLEESVISVALLPESDEDKRAKDILNKTTVRVGDRFETGMLWKEEQVRFPDSYPMALKRFRGLERRLAKDGELYLKVRDLIKDYTSKGYIHVATQQELEEFEPQEVCYLPLSVVVHPKKPGKVRLVWDASAVVNGVSFNSKLLKGPDMLTPLPNVLAKFRERMVGFGGDIKEMYLQVRVCKADKRARFVFRESPSKVVKVYVIDVTLFGATSSPCTAQFVKNRNAQEYAVQFPEAARAIVENHYVDDYFDSVDTVEEAVKRAQEVKYVHAKGGFEIRNWVSNSEEFLQTIGEQTDDRCIQILEDKESNLERVLGIVWNPVSDQFAFLAKLRDGLTPYMTGQRRPTKRVVMSSVMSLFDPLGMLAPFVIHGKMLIQDLWRSGSDWDHPIDDESNEKWHRWIRRLPEIEYVKVSRYYFQKSNQVYYNSLQLHVFVDASKDAYGAAAYFRILTSNGPVCCLVMARSKVAPLKMMSIPRLELQAAVVGSRLLHTVVEAHSLEIKQRFIWSDSKTVISWIQSEQRKYKPFVAFRIGEILSLTKHDEWHWISTKNNIADDLTKWKSSSCLDSNGPWFCGPCFLYQPEDLWSRQELVEPNTTEEIRACLLMHDSAIIESVIDVSRISRWKVLVRTVACVYRFKSNCEKKRKGLAIEAVPAPSRMRQMVKKPISAIVVPLKREEYQRAETYLWRAAQADTYAEEVKTLKMNRDFPHSKVQAIEKCSSLFNDSPFMDDRDVLRMEGRAAQGSFLPFELRFL from the coding sequence ATGCCCGTCACGCTATATAACGGGAACTGTTCGGTGGACACTATAGCGTTCTTGGACGAAGGGTCGTCTTACACGTTGGTGGAAAAGTCGCTGGTGCACGCACTGCACGCCAAGGGTGTGACGCAGCCACTTCGAGTAACCTGGACAGCAGGAGTGACGAGAATAGAGAAGGACTCACAACGAGTGGAGTTGAACATATCGGCAAGAGGCTCATCGCAGCGTTTCCGTATTATGGCTGCTCATACAGTAGACAACCTGAAGCTACCGCAACAGACTGTCACGATGTCCAACGTAATCAATGACCACTCTCATTTGCGAGGATTGCCGGTCGCAGATAATTATCGAGGAGCGCCGCAAATCCTCATTGGACTGAAGGACATTCACCTTTATGCGCCTCTCGAATCCAGGATTGGCAAACCAGATGAACCGATTGCTGTGCGATCAAAGCTTGGGTGGACAATTTACGGTCCTTCCTCTGCAAGCGGATCTGACTCTGGAGTAATTGGACACCATCACTGCGAAGCCGTTTCGAATCAAGAGCTGCATGATCTACTGCGAAGTCATTTCAAGCTAGAAGAGTCGGTGATTTCCGTAGCACTGCTACCGGAATCTGACGAAGACAAGCGAGCGAAGGATATCCTCAACAAAACGACTGTACGTGTTGGCGACCGTTTCGAGACGGGAATGTTGTGGAAAGAGGAGCAAGTGCGATTTCCCGACAGCTACCCGATGGCGTTGAAGCGATTTCGAGGATTAGAGAGACGGCTAGCGAAAGATGGTGAGCTGTACCTGAAGGTAAGAGATTTAATAAAAGACTATACATCGAAGGGCTATATCCACGTAGCAACGCAGCAAGAGTTGGAGGAGTTCGAACCTCAAGAAGTGTGCTACTTGCCGCTAAGCGTGGTAGTGCACCCGAAGAAGCCAGGAAAGGTTCGTTTAGTGTGGGACGCGTCGGCCGTGGTAAATGGAGTGTCGTTTAACTCGAAGCTACTGAAGGGACCAGACATGTTAACTCCGCTTCCAAACGTGTTAGCAAAATTTCGAGAGCGAATGGTAGGATTCGGTGGCGACATTAAAGAGATGTATCTTCAAGTGCGTGTATGTAAGGCAGATAAGCGAGCGCGGTTTGTTTTCCGAGAAAGTCCATCGAAAGTAGTAAAGGTTTACGTTATAGACGTAACGTTGTTCGGAGCAACCAGCTCCCCTTGTACAGCTCAATTCGTTAAGAATCGTAACGCGCAAGAGTATGCGGTGCAATTTCCAGAAGCAGCCAGAGCGATAGTAGAGAACCACTACGTGGATGACTATTTTGATAGTGTGGACACGGTTGAAGAAGCGGTGAAGCGGGCACAAGAAGTGAAGTATGTTCATGCAAAAGGCGGATTCGAGATCCGTAACTGGGTTTCGAActccgaggaattccttcaaactaTTGGCGAGCAAACAGACGATCGGTGTATTCAGATTCTGGAAGATAAAGAGTCGAACCTAGAGCGAGTGTTGGGAATAGTGTGGAATCCAGTAAGCGATCAATTTGCGTTTCTGGCCAAACTCCGGGATGGTTTAACGCCGTATATGACAGGCCAACGGCGGCCGACTAAAAGAGTGGTGATGAGCAGCGTCATGAGCCTGTTTGATCCACTGGGAATGCTGGCACCCTTCGTGATCCATGGTAAGATGTTGATCCAAGACCTGTGGCGAAGTGGAAGTGATTGGGATCACCCGATAGACGATGAGAGCAACGAAAAATGGCATAGGTGGATCAGGAGGCTGCCAGAGATAGAATACGTCAAAGTTTCTCgctattattttcaaaaatcaaacCAGGTTTACTACAATTCCTTGCAACTACACGTGTTCGTCGATGCTAGCAAAGATGCATACGGTGCGGCGGCCTACTTTCGGATTCTGACGAGCAACGGTCCTGTTTGCTGTTTGGTGATGGCGAGGTCGAAAGTTGCCCCTTTGAAAATGATGTCAATTCCGAGGCTAGAATTGCAGGCTGCGGTTGTAGGTTCGCGCTTGCTGCATACAGTAGTAGAGGCACATTCTTTGGAAATAAAGCAGAGGTTCATCTGGTCGGACTCTAAAACGGTCATTTCGTGGATTCAGTCGGAACAGAGAAAATATAAACCTTTCGTGGCATTCAGGATCGGAGAGATTTTAAGCCTCACGAAGCATGACGAGTGGCATTGGATATCAACGAAGAATAATATTGCAGATGACCTGACGAAATGGAAGAGTAGCAGTTGTTTGGATTCTAACGGGCCATGGTTTTGTGGCCCATGCTTCCTTTATCAACCAGAAGATTTGTGGTCTAGGCAAGAATTGGTAGAACCAAATACCACAGAGGAGATCCGAGCTTGCCTGTTGATGCACGATTCTGCGATAATAGAGTCAGTCATCGATGTGTCGCGCATTTCTCGGTGGAAAGTGCTGGTTAGAACAGTAGCGTGCGTCTACCGTTTTAAGTCCAATTGCGAAAAGAAGCGAAAAGGTCTAGCAATCGAAGCAGTTCCAGCACCGTCGAGGATGCGACAAATGGTGAAGAAACCTATATCAGCGATAGTAGTACCACTGAAACGGGAAGAATATCAGAGAGCGGAGACGTATTTATGGCGAGCGGCTCAAGCGGACACATACGCGGAAGAAGTGAAGACCTTGAAGATGAATCGTGATTTTCCACACAGCAAAGTACAGGCGATAGAGAAGTGCAGTAGTCTGTTTAACGACAGTCCATTCATGGATGACAGGGACGTACTACGAATGGAAGGCAGAGCAGCCCAAGGTTCATTCCTGCCCTTCGAACTCAGGTTCCTGTGA
- the LOC134221777 gene encoding LOW QUALITY PROTEIN: putative gustatory receptor 28b (The sequence of the model RefSeq protein was modified relative to this genomic sequence to represent the inferred CDS: inserted 1 base in 1 codon) encodes MHWIQANNFFDSLRPVYSATRFLLIHFETLDFQQQQVIVRRTLLDQFRFILIVLLDFNLIYRSLWLNVPYLYLTESVLVNVGNYLSLELLALLTYTMPLWNRYKSSVVMQICYSIDDCDRKLRQLGVIIDHRRHRIISTLSVAAWMLISTIITLNAVSVRRNEAFEHVGLKLLTIVGIFRMSTNYCMFVCYSSLTLLSINERLNIVRKVTVSPTTEDCRHTSETLRQIAAAHDQLSDTIQMFNNCYAVHVMYGVIASSLFTTFVVFGLIHVYASDDANALTKQVAGKNILYDVFYLLMFAQLVVCTSFVSGNVGFYXNSVVLSKVFYFMCFQCRRVLYAIHKAACYGSYDVQLTQQLRRFALQMAHHTPKISCGLFDFDWTLLYSAAGSFTTYLVILLQFDLGNLDFNRGQTY; translated from the exons ATGCACTGGATCCAAGCAAACAACTTCTTCGACTCTCTGCGTCCGGTGTACTCGGCTACGAGGTTCCTTCTTATACACTTTGAGACCTTGGACTTCCAACAGCAA cAAGTTATCGTTCGTCGAACACTACTCGACCAATTTCGCTTCATTTTGATTGTATTGTTGGATTTCAATCTCATTTATCGAAGTTTATGGCTCAACGTCCCCTATTTGTATCTTACCGAATCCGTTCTTGTCAACGTAGGAAACTATTTGAGTTTGGAGTTACTCGCTCTGTTAACCTACACAATGCCACTGTGGAACCGCTACAAATCCAGCGTAGTAATGCAGATCTGCTACAGCATTGATGACTGTGATAGGAAACTAAGGCAGCTTGGGGTAATTATTGATCACCGGAGACATCGCATCATAAGCACCCTCTCTGTAGCCGCTTGGATGTTAATTTCCACAATCATCACTTTAAATGCTGTTTCTGTTCGACGGAATGAGGCGTTTGAGCATGTCGGGCTAAAACTTTTGACAATTGTTGGCATATTCAGAATGTCCACCAACTACTGTATGTTCGTTTGCTACAGCAGTTTGACACTTCTGTCGATCAACGAGCGGCTCAATATAGTGCGGAAAGTTACGGT ATCGCCAACAACAGAGGATTGCAGACATACCAGCGAAACGCTTCGCCAAATAGCTGCAGCTCACGACCAGCTCAGCGATACAATTCAGATGTTCAATAACTGCTACGCCGTCCATGTGATGTATGGCGTTATAGCATCATCGCTGTTCACGACTTTCGTCGTCTTCGGACTGATCCATGTCTATGCTTCCGATGACGCGAACGCACTCACGAAACAggtggcaggaaaaaatatccTGTACGACGTATTCTACTTGCTCATGTTTGCCCAGCTGGTAGTATGTACGAGTTTTGTCAGTGGAAATGTAGGATTTT GGAATAGTGTAGTTTTGAGCAAAGTGTTCTATTTTATGTGTTTCCAGTGCCGGCGAGTATTGTACGCAATACATAAAGCTGCATGCTATGGCTCGTATGATGTGCAGCTTACTCAGCAGCTGCGCCGATTTGCGCTACAGATGGCCCATCACACGCCGAAGATAAGCTGCGGattgtttgattttgattggacgCTTCTATATTCG GCGGCTGGTTCCTTTACAACATATCTGGTTATCTTGTTGCAGTTCGATTTAGGAAACTTGGATTTTAATCGTGGACAGACATATTGA